The proteins below are encoded in one region of Aquisphaera giovannonii:
- a CDS encoding glycosyltransferase family protein codes for MDNSRCVVLVPAGRSIEPHCDFSLRQLEAAGYPVRRLYGFAQVDVARNRLASEALADGFEEMMWIDSDIAFEPAAVERLRSHRLPITCGLYPKKIEKAWSSQFAADQGTVTFGQEGGLVELRYAAGGFLHVRRPVFEEMDRQLALPRCLGPGGFATVPYFLPMVVPSGAGHVYLGEDFAFSERARRCGFRLLADTTIRLQHIGIYGYSWEDVCGGLPRLPSLKLDLGDLTR; via the coding sequence ATGGACAACTCGCGTTGCGTCGTCCTGGTCCCGGCGGGACGGTCGATCGAGCCGCACTGCGATTTCTCGCTCAGGCAGCTCGAGGCTGCAGGCTATCCGGTGCGCCGGCTCTACGGATTCGCCCAGGTGGACGTGGCGAGGAACCGACTCGCGTCCGAGGCGCTGGCCGACGGCTTCGAGGAGATGATGTGGATCGACTCCGACATCGCCTTCGAGCCGGCCGCCGTGGAGCGGCTCCGTTCGCACCGGTTGCCGATCACCTGCGGGCTCTATCCCAAGAAGATCGAGAAGGCATGGTCCTCGCAGTTCGCCGCGGATCAAGGGACGGTCACGTTCGGGCAGGAGGGCGGGCTGGTCGAGCTCCGCTATGCGGCGGGCGGCTTCCTTCACGTCCGGCGCCCGGTCTTCGAGGAGATGGACCGGCAACTGGCCCTCCCGCGATGTCTCGGTCCCGGGGGCTTCGCCACGGTGCCCTATTTCCTGCCCATGGTTGTCCCGTCCGGCGCGGGGCATGTCTACCTCGGCGAGGACTTCGCCTTCAGCGAGCGTGCGCGACGATGCGGCTTCCGCCTCCTCGCGGACACGACGATCCGACTCCAGCACATCGGCATCTATGGCTACAGCTGGGAGGACGTCTGCGGGGGACTTCCGCGGCTCCCCTCGCTGAAACTCGATCTGGGCGACCTGACGCGCTGA
- a CDS encoding VOC family protein: MAGFAQLTAMLQTRDMAGTIAFYTGLLGFSVASRWPLEDPVWCLLERDGARVMFMTNDHLGKPAMTGTLYIQTDDVLEVHRRLEGHVHVLWGPEVYEYGMHEFAIKDCNGYTISFGEPTDPAELQTSKEPSGVS, from the coding sequence ATGGCCGGTTTCGCCCAGCTCACGGCGATGCTCCAGACCCGCGACATGGCGGGGACCATCGCGTTCTACACGGGGCTCCTCGGCTTCTCCGTGGCGTCCCGTTGGCCGCTCGAGGACCCGGTCTGGTGCCTGCTCGAGCGGGACGGCGCCCGGGTGATGTTCATGACGAACGACCACCTGGGCAAGCCGGCCATGACGGGGACGCTGTACATTCAGACGGACGACGTCCTGGAGGTCCACCGCCGGCTCGAGGGCCACGTCCATGTTCTGTGGGGTCCCGAGGTGTACGAGTACGGGATGCACGAGTTCGCCATCAAGGACTGCAACGGGTACACCATCAGCTTCGGCGAGCCGACCGACCCGGCCGAACTCCAGACCAGCAAGGAGCCGTCGGGTGTCTCGTGA
- a CDS encoding beta strand repeat-containing protein, whose protein sequence is MRQARPCLFGLEPRQLLAVIPVISTSDVNEPGTLRFALGSSEPGDRITFEISTEDGGYNPATGAWTITVDSSLPSVLNSITIDGLTQQAQPGASTSHPAIEIVPRSSISAFSGNGLNIIGGENTVRGLAIDGFSGFGVAMSGSGADRNLVTGNFIGTDVTGSTARPNVGGGILVGSSDNTIGGTAAVERNLISGNGKDGILIESGEVNAATGNVILGNRIGTDAAGSLAVGNAQTGLRVRSTGNTVGGTSSGAGNLIAGNLKEGLFVQGGGNAFLGNFIGVDAAGTAALGNGLSGLTLEGSGSNTVRGNVLSGNGTASSGAGGIILNGSGATQNLVRGNLIGLNNAGTAAIPNRANGVVIIGGATQNSLGGTGTGDRNVISGNGGFGVLVQQSSNNAIVGNSIGTDAAGNSAVGNATGGIVFFDSSDMQVLGNLVSGNGAQPGSGLGIWLNGSGSTRNLVQGNYVGTNLAGTAAIPNLRVGVYLQSGAGDNSVSGNVISGNLQQGIELNGSDVSGNAISGNKIGLNVGGNAAVGNRMDGIQLVGASNNTIGPGNVISGNGFSDAPGSGVNINGSGAASNLVQGNFIGTDAAGQSAVPNAGDGIIIQSAAGNNTLSGNVVSGNSRSGIELSGADVAGNAISDNKIGLNVGGNSAVGNGLDGILVSGASRNTIGPGNVLSANGTGGQQGAGVNFTGSGATGNVVQGNFIGTDGSGARAIGNSAIGIFLGDGSVSNTVGPGNVVSGNGPGTGQGVGVYVFGATSTGNVVVGNRVGTDAAGMARLDGSEVGVLVYLSPNNLVRGNQVSGNRTIGIEIAGTTASGNQLFGNIVGLDATGVGALGNGFDGVFINDAPGNLIGGPNVGQGNFISANGSVGIQLFGTGATGNVVQGNAIGTDVSGQRPVPNRTAGIFVNTSNRSNVIGGNGPGQANVGQSRPIYTTAGGRRTTTVAVSVTSIPPAASKFRKAAPARRRAGRARHA, encoded by the coding sequence TTGCGGCAGGCACGTCCGTGCCTGTTCGGGCTCGAGCCCAGGCAACTCCTCGCCGTCATCCCGGTCATCTCAACCTCCGATGTCAATGAACCGGGGACGCTCCGCTTCGCCCTGGGCAGCAGCGAGCCCGGCGACCGCATCACCTTCGAGATCTCGACCGAGGACGGCGGCTACAATCCCGCGACGGGTGCCTGGACGATTACCGTCGATTCCTCGCTCCCATCGGTGCTCAACTCCATCACGATCGACGGACTGACGCAGCAGGCCCAGCCCGGTGCCTCCACGAGCCATCCGGCCATCGAGATCGTACCTCGCTCCAGCATCTCGGCCTTCTCCGGGAATGGTCTGAATATCATCGGCGGTGAGAACACCGTCCGGGGGCTCGCGATCGACGGCTTCTCCGGCTTCGGGGTTGCGATGAGCGGCTCGGGGGCGGATCGTAACCTGGTCACGGGGAACTTCATCGGCACCGACGTCACGGGCTCGACGGCGAGGCCCAACGTCGGGGGAGGGATCCTCGTCGGCTCGTCCGACAACACGATCGGCGGGACCGCGGCCGTGGAGCGGAATCTCATCTCCGGCAACGGCAAGGACGGCATCCTGATCGAATCGGGCGAGGTCAATGCGGCGACCGGGAACGTGATCCTCGGGAACCGGATCGGGACCGACGCCGCAGGGTCGCTGGCCGTCGGCAACGCCCAGACGGGACTGCGGGTGCGATCCACGGGGAACACCGTGGGCGGCACCTCCTCCGGCGCGGGCAACCTCATCGCCGGCAATCTCAAGGAAGGTCTGTTCGTGCAGGGTGGCGGCAACGCCTTCCTCGGCAACTTCATCGGGGTCGATGCGGCCGGCACGGCGGCCCTGGGGAATGGCCTTTCCGGCCTGACGCTGGAGGGCTCGGGGTCGAATACCGTCCGCGGGAACGTCCTCTCGGGCAATGGCACGGCCTCGTCCGGCGCGGGGGGGATCATCCTGAACGGCTCGGGGGCCACCCAGAACCTGGTGCGGGGCAACCTGATCGGCCTGAACAATGCCGGGACCGCGGCCATCCCCAATCGGGCGAATGGCGTGGTCATCATCGGCGGCGCGACGCAGAACAGCCTCGGCGGCACGGGGACCGGGGATCGCAACGTCATCTCCGGGAACGGCGGATTCGGCGTCCTCGTGCAGCAATCGTCGAACAATGCGATCGTCGGGAATTCCATCGGCACCGACGCCGCCGGGAACTCCGCCGTGGGCAACGCGACGGGGGGGATCGTCTTCTTCGACTCCTCGGACATGCAAGTCCTGGGCAATCTCGTTTCCGGGAACGGAGCCCAGCCGGGCTCCGGGCTGGGAATCTGGTTGAACGGATCGGGTTCCACCCGGAACCTCGTGCAGGGCAATTACGTCGGGACGAATTTGGCGGGGACCGCGGCGATCCCCAACCTGCGCGTGGGGGTCTATCTCCAGTCCGGGGCCGGCGACAACAGCGTCTCGGGCAATGTCATCTCCGGGAATCTGCAGCAAGGGATCGAGCTGAACGGCTCGGACGTCTCCGGCAATGCGATCAGCGGCAACAAGATCGGCCTGAACGTCGGGGGGAACGCGGCGGTCGGCAATCGAATGGATGGCATCCAGCTGGTCGGCGCGTCGAACAATACGATCGGGCCCGGCAACGTCATCTCGGGCAACGGATTCTCGGACGCGCCCGGGAGCGGCGTGAACATCAACGGCTCCGGCGCCGCCAGCAACTTGGTCCAGGGCAACTTCATCGGCACCGACGCCGCTGGGCAGTCCGCCGTCCCCAACGCGGGGGACGGCATCATCATCCAGTCCGCGGCCGGCAACAACACGCTCTCCGGGAACGTCGTCTCCGGGAATTCGCGATCCGGCATCGAGCTGAGCGGCGCCGACGTCGCGGGCAACGCGATTAGCGACAACAAGATCGGCCTCAATGTCGGGGGGAACTCGGCGGTCGGCAACGGGCTGGATGGCATCCTCGTCTCCGGCGCGAGTCGCAACACGATCGGACCGGGCAACGTCCTCTCGGCCAACGGCACCGGCGGCCAGCAAGGCGCCGGAGTGAACTTCACCGGCTCCGGCGCGACGGGGAATGTCGTGCAGGGGAATTTCATCGGTACGGACGGTTCCGGCGCGCGTGCCATCGGCAATTCCGCGATCGGCATCTTCCTGGGAGACGGCTCCGTCTCCAATACGGTCGGGCCGGGGAACGTGGTGTCCGGCAACGGACCGGGGACCGGGCAGGGGGTCGGTGTCTATGTGTTCGGGGCGACCTCGACCGGGAACGTCGTCGTCGGCAATCGCGTGGGGACCGACGCGGCGGGGATGGCCCGGCTCGATGGCTCCGAGGTCGGCGTGCTCGTCTACCTCTCCCCGAATAACCTGGTCCGGGGCAACCAGGTCTCCGGCAATCGGACCATCGGGATCGAGATCGCCGGGACCACGGCGTCGGGTAACCAGCTCTTCGGCAACATCGTCGGGCTGGACGCGACCGGCGTCGGGGCGCTGGGCAACGGCTTCGACGGCGTCTTCATCAACGACGCCCCCGGGAACCTGATCGGCGGTCCGAACGTCGGCCAAGGCAACTTCATCTCGGCGAACGGCTCGGTCGGGATCCAGCTCTTCGGCACCGGGGCGACCGGGAACGTCGTCCAGGGGAATGCCATCGGGACGGACGTCTCCGGACAACGACCCGTGCCGAACCGCACCGCGGGCATCTTCGTGAACACGAGCAACCGCTCGAACGTCATCGGCGGAAACGGCCCGGGCCAGGCGAACGTGGGCCAGTCGAGGCCGATCTACACCACGGCGGGTGGGCGTCGGACTACGACGGTGGCGGTGTCGGTGACGTCGATCCCGCCCGCCGCGTCGAAATTCCGCAAGGCGGCCCCCGCGCGGCGGAGGGCCGGCCGGGCCCGCCACGCCTGA
- a CDS encoding WD40/YVTN/BNR-like repeat-containing protein — protein MSRERCARRAIVLGLGTLVLLHLQARVAVSQWEPQASGTRARLRGVSAASHEVAWASGTSGTVLRTDDGGKTWRSVKVPATEQLDFRDVHAVDEKTAFVLSIGPGARSQILKTTDGGATWIASHSNRDPDVFLDAIAFWDPSHGIAMGDPVRGRFDILVTDDGGRSWARPRLEGMPEALPGEGAFAASGTCLATGPRGLAWFCTGGASKARVFRSTDRGRTFSASDLPIAAGAASSGAFSVDFRDERHGLACGGDYRAEEKGGVVLAITEDGGKTWRLPKGPAPRAFRSAVAYLPGEGPPAAVAVGPSGVDLSTDGGESWRPLGDLRFHAASFAAGGVGNARCTGWGVGEDGRIARIRISRQSR, from the coding sequence GTGTCTCGTGAGCGGTGTGCGAGGCGGGCGATCGTCCTCGGCCTGGGGACACTCGTCCTCTTGCACCTGCAGGCACGCGTCGCCGTTTCTCAGTGGGAGCCCCAGGCGTCGGGCACGCGAGCCAGGCTCCGAGGCGTAAGCGCGGCGAGCCACGAGGTCGCCTGGGCCAGCGGCACGAGCGGCACCGTCCTGAGGACCGACGACGGCGGAAAGACCTGGCGATCGGTGAAGGTCCCCGCTACGGAGCAACTCGATTTCCGCGACGTCCATGCGGTCGACGAGAAGACCGCATTCGTCCTCTCCATAGGGCCAGGGGCCCGGTCGCAGATCCTGAAGACCACCGACGGAGGCGCGACCTGGATCGCTTCCCATTCGAACCGCGATCCGGATGTGTTCCTGGATGCCATCGCCTTCTGGGATCCGTCGCACGGCATCGCGATGGGCGACCCTGTGCGAGGTCGATTCGACATCCTCGTGACCGATGACGGCGGGAGGAGTTGGGCCCGTCCTCGGCTCGAGGGGATGCCGGAGGCCCTCCCGGGCGAGGGGGCCTTCGCCGCGAGCGGGACCTGCCTGGCGACCGGCCCGCGGGGCCTCGCCTGGTTCTGCACCGGCGGGGCGAGCAAGGCCAGGGTCTTCCGCTCCACGGACCGCGGGAGGACCTTCTCCGCGTCGGACCTCCCTATCGCGGCCGGAGCCGCTTCCTCCGGCGCCTTCTCCGTGGATTTCCGCGACGAACGTCACGGGCTCGCCTGCGGGGGAGATTACCGGGCGGAGGAGAAGGGGGGCGTCGTCCTCGCGATCACCGAGGATGGCGGCAAGACATGGCGGCTGCCCAAGGGCCCCGCGCCTCGCGCCTTCCGCTCGGCGGTGGCCTACCTCCCCGGCGAGGGGCCGCCGGCCGCCGTCGCGGTGGGGCCGTCCGGAGTGGACCTGTCCACGGACGGCGGCGAATCGTGGCGACCGCTCGGCGACCTGAGGTTCCATGCGGCGAGTTTCGCGGCGGGCGGCGTGGGCAACGCCCGATGCACCGGCTGGGGCGTGGGCGAGGACGGCCGCATCGCCCGAATCCGCATTTCGAGGCAATCCAGGTGA
- the tssH gene encoding type VI secretion system ATPase TssH, with amino-acid sequence MGVESSALVKTLNKTCLNALQAAAGLCLSRTNPSVEPEHWLIKLVEPPDTDVTRILKHFEVDPSRLTAEITNALNKLRTGNQRTPSLSYKIEQWLRAAWVLASVQYQSRQIRSGVLLLALLDDDELGRLARDSAPELAKIKVEQLQPNLIRLVQGSPEDDAGMAGVAVGAPAGQQPATVSKTPSLDQYTVNLTEKARKGQIDPVIGREPEVRQMVDILIRRRQNNPILTGEAGVGKTAVVEGLARRIAEGDVPPALRNVVLRTLDLGLLQAGAGVKGEFENRLKEVIAEVKASPVPIILFIDEAHTMIGAGGAAGQNDAANLLKPALARGELRTIAATTWAEYKKYFEKDAALARRFQVVKVEEPSEDVAVRMMRGLTKILESHHGVRILDEAVDSAVRLSHRYIPARQLPDKSVSLLDTACARVAIGQNAIPPAVEDSRRQMDHLRVEIEILERERSTGVDNKDRIDELKKALEDEHSRLGALEQRWEAEKAQVKEIQALAAKVEERDKEERSKHGGNVTPFDPSAELAAMQAELREKTAALKTLQGETPLLQVSVDSQTIAEVIAGWTGIPVGKMLANEIQTVLNLGKRLGERVIGQSHALEAIAQRIRTARANLTDPRRPIGVFLFVGSSGVGKTETALALADALYGGERNLITINMSEYQEAHTVSSLKGSPPGYVGYGEGGVLTEAVRRRPYSVVLLDEVEKAHPDVLELFFQVFDKGTLEDGEGREIDFKNTVILLTSNVGTDTLLKLCKDPDTTPTPEVLAEAVRPDLLAAKSERGVQIFKQAFLGRLIVIPFYPIGDHVMRQIIKLQLDRVARRMAENHKATFSYSEKLVDSIVGRCREVQTGARNVDHILTRTLLPEISQEILGRMADGRSISRVDVSVDDQGAFTYAIE; translated from the coding sequence ATGGGCGTCGAATCGTCAGCCCTGGTGAAGACCCTGAACAAGACCTGCCTCAACGCACTCCAGGCCGCGGCGGGCCTGTGCCTGTCGAGGACCAACCCCAGCGTCGAGCCGGAGCACTGGCTGATCAAGCTCGTCGAGCCGCCCGACACCGACGTCACGAGGATCCTGAAGCATTTCGAGGTCGACCCGTCCCGCCTGACGGCCGAGATCACGAACGCGCTGAACAAGCTGCGGACCGGCAATCAGAGGACGCCCTCGCTCTCCTACAAGATCGAGCAGTGGCTGCGGGCGGCCTGGGTGCTGGCGTCGGTGCAGTATCAGTCCCGCCAGATCCGATCGGGCGTGCTGCTGCTGGCCCTGCTCGACGACGACGAGCTGGGCCGACTGGCCCGCGACTCCGCGCCGGAGCTCGCGAAGATCAAGGTGGAGCAGCTCCAGCCGAACCTGATCCGGCTCGTCCAGGGTTCGCCGGAGGACGACGCGGGCATGGCCGGCGTCGCAGTCGGGGCGCCGGCCGGCCAGCAGCCTGCCACGGTCTCGAAGACCCCGTCGCTCGATCAGTACACGGTGAACCTGACGGAGAAGGCCCGGAAGGGGCAGATCGACCCGGTGATCGGCCGCGAGCCGGAGGTCCGCCAGATGGTGGACATCCTCATCCGTCGCCGCCAGAACAACCCGATCCTCACCGGCGAGGCGGGCGTGGGCAAGACGGCCGTCGTGGAGGGCCTCGCTCGGCGGATCGCGGAAGGGGACGTGCCCCCGGCCCTCCGCAACGTGGTGCTCCGGACGCTCGACCTCGGGTTGCTCCAGGCCGGCGCGGGGGTCAAGGGTGAATTCGAGAACCGCCTCAAGGAGGTCATCGCGGAGGTGAAGGCCTCCCCGGTCCCGATCATCCTCTTCATCGACGAGGCCCACACGATGATTGGCGCCGGCGGGGCGGCCGGCCAGAACGACGCCGCCAACCTCCTCAAGCCGGCGCTGGCCCGTGGCGAGCTGCGGACGATCGCGGCGACGACCTGGGCGGAATACAAGAAGTATTTCGAGAAGGATGCCGCCCTCGCCCGGCGGTTCCAGGTCGTGAAGGTGGAGGAGCCGTCCGAGGACGTCGCCGTCCGGATGATGCGCGGGCTGACGAAGATCCTGGAGTCGCACCACGGGGTCCGCATCCTGGACGAGGCCGTGGACAGCGCGGTGAGGCTGTCGCACCGGTACATCCCCGCCCGGCAGCTCCCGGACAAGTCCGTCAGCCTGCTGGACACCGCCTGCGCCCGCGTGGCCATCGGCCAGAACGCCATCCCGCCGGCCGTCGAGGACAGCCGCCGCCAGATGGACCACCTCCGGGTGGAGATCGAGATCCTCGAGCGTGAACGGTCCACGGGCGTCGACAACAAGGACCGGATCGACGAGCTGAAGAAGGCGCTCGAGGACGAGCACAGCCGCCTGGGGGCGCTGGAGCAGCGGTGGGAGGCGGAGAAGGCGCAGGTCAAGGAGATCCAGGCACTCGCGGCGAAGGTCGAGGAGCGGGACAAAGAGGAGCGGTCGAAGCACGGCGGCAACGTCACGCCTTTCGACCCCTCGGCCGAGCTGGCCGCCATGCAGGCGGAACTCCGCGAGAAGACCGCCGCGCTCAAAACCCTCCAGGGCGAGACGCCGCTCCTGCAGGTCTCCGTGGACTCGCAGACGATCGCGGAGGTGATCGCGGGGTGGACCGGCATCCCGGTCGGGAAGATGCTCGCCAACGAGATCCAGACGGTCCTCAACCTGGGCAAGCGCCTGGGCGAGCGGGTCATTGGGCAGTCCCACGCGCTGGAGGCCATCGCCCAGCGGATCCGGACCGCCCGGGCCAACCTCACCGACCCCCGCCGCCCGATCGGCGTCTTCCTCTTCGTCGGCTCCAGCGGCGTCGGCAAGACCGAAACCGCCCTGGCGCTGGCCGACGCACTCTATGGGGGCGAGCGGAACCTGATCACGATCAACATGTCCGAGTACCAGGAGGCGCACACGGTCTCCAGCCTGAAGGGCTCGCCGCCGGGCTACGTCGGCTATGGCGAGGGCGGGGTGCTCACCGAGGCGGTCCGCCGCCGGCCGTACAGCGTCGTCCTGCTGGACGAGGTGGAGAAGGCCCACCCGGACGTCCTGGAGCTGTTCTTCCAGGTCTTCGACAAGGGGACGCTGGAGGACGGCGAGGGCCGCGAGATCGACTTCAAGAACACCGTGATCCTCCTCACGTCCAACGTGGGGACCGACACGCTCCTGAAGCTCTGCAAGGATCCGGACACGACGCCCACGCCGGAGGTGCTGGCCGAGGCCGTCCGCCCGGACCTGCTCGCCGCGAAGTCCGAGCGCGGGGTCCAGATCTTCAAGCAGGCCTTCCTGGGGCGCCTCATCGTCATCCCCTTCTATCCGATCGGCGACCACGTGATGCGGCAGATCATCAAGCTGCAGCTCGACAGGGTCGCGAGGCGGATGGCCGAGAACCATAAGGCCACATTCTCCTACTCCGAGAAGCTCGTGGACAGCATCGTCGGGCGCTGCCGCGAAGTGCAGACCGGGGCTCGCAACGTGGACCACATCCTGACGAGGACGCTCCTGCCGGAGATCTCCCAGGAGATCCTCGGTCGGATGGCCGACGGCCGCTCGATCTCCCGGGTGGACGTTTCGGTCGATGATCAGGGGGCGTTCACCTACGCAATCGAGTGA